One Streptomyces fagopyri DNA window includes the following coding sequences:
- a CDS encoding ABC transporter ATP-binding protein, with the protein MIEAVGLTKRYGAKTAVYNLSFQVRPGAVTGFLGPNGSGKSTTMRMILGLDNPSSGQVTIGGFPYRKLPNAPRQVGALLDAKAVHGGRHARNHLLCLAQLSGIPARRVDEVLGVVGLQDVARKRSKGFSLGMGQRLGIAAALLGDPQVLLFDEPVNGLDPEGILWVRNLMKALAAEGRTVFVSSHLMSEMALTADHLIVIGRGQLLADQNIKDFISHNSADFARVRTPDTEPQQREKLTAALTEAGGQVLPEQDGGLRVTGLPLPRISDLAHAADVRLWELSPHQASLEEAYMRMTQGAVDYRSTIDQRAGLQQELPPGSMPPPQIPVPGQGQPGWYAPPPPQQGGRPFAMPPGAPQAGPYGAPGAPAAGQGPYGAAPAPGAADANPYAQPAPQAPAQPPAAPAAPAAPDLTKPEDAR; encoded by the coding sequence CGCTACGGCGCCAAGACGGCCGTGTACAACCTTTCCTTCCAGGTGCGGCCGGGCGCCGTCACCGGCTTCCTCGGGCCCAACGGCTCCGGCAAGTCGACGACGATGCGGATGATCCTCGGCCTCGACAACCCCTCCTCGGGCCAGGTGACGATCGGCGGCTTCCCGTACCGCAAGCTGCCGAACGCGCCCCGCCAGGTCGGCGCGCTGCTCGACGCCAAGGCCGTGCACGGCGGCCGGCACGCCCGCAACCACCTGCTCTGCCTCGCCCAGCTGTCGGGCATCCCGGCCCGCCGGGTCGACGAGGTGCTCGGTGTGGTCGGTCTCCAGGACGTGGCCAGGAAGCGCTCCAAGGGCTTCTCGCTCGGCATGGGCCAGCGGCTCGGCATCGCCGCCGCGCTGCTCGGCGACCCGCAGGTGCTGCTCTTCGACGAGCCGGTCAACGGCCTCGACCCCGAGGGCATCCTCTGGGTCCGCAACCTCATGAAGGCGCTCGCGGCGGAGGGCCGTACGGTCTTCGTCTCCTCGCACCTGATGAGCGAGATGGCGCTGACCGCCGACCACCTCATCGTGATCGGCCGCGGCCAGCTGCTCGCCGACCAGAACATCAAGGACTTCATCTCGCACAACTCGGCCGACTTCGCCCGGGTCCGCACCCCGGACACGGAGCCCCAGCAGCGCGAGAAGCTGACGGCCGCGCTGACCGAGGCGGGCGGCCAGGTGCTCCCCGAGCAGGACGGCGGCCTCCGGGTCACCGGACTGCCGCTGCCCCGCATCAGCGACCTCGCGCACGCCGCCGACGTACGCCTGTGGGAACTGTCGCCGCACCAGGCGTCGCTGGAGGAGGCGTACATGCGGATGACGCAGGGCGCCGTCGACTACCGCTCGACGATCGACCAGCGGGCCGGACTCCAGCAGGAGCTGCCCCCCGGCTCGATGCCGCCGCCGCAGATACCCGTGCCGGGACAGGGTCAGCCGGGCTGGTACGCGCCGCCGCCGCCCCAGCAGGGCGGCCGGCCCTTCGCGATGCCGCCGGGAGCGCCTCAGGCGGGCCCGTACGGCGCTCCGGGCGCCCCGGCGGCCGGCCAGGGCCCGTACGGCGCCGCGCCCGCTCCTGGCGCCGCGGACGCCAACCCGTACGCCCAGCCCGCGCCGCAGGCCCCCGCGCAGCCTCCCGCGGCCCCCGCCGCGCCCGCCGCCCCCGACCTCACCAAGCCCGAGGACGCCCGATGA
- a CDS encoding ABC transporter permease, protein MSTPQPPMPQPTAAAPHWQGAPGTSYTSPIPVTRTHLGHALTSEWTKIRSVRSTLWTLGVFLLLVIGIGFLVAAQTQDTDFGDVPYTIPAFFGLILGQICLITLGVLVVSSEYGTGMIRTTFTASPQRHRVLAAKLIIFFLVAFAVSAFAIGLVGLFTSGMHGGASHVPWGGSVLKGALYVSLLGVLALAVGSMLRHSAGAITTMLGVVLVPAIMPAFLMMSESMRTIGEKMQEYNAPNALARIFSLDSDNGTGGAQLGLLAGVTAAAIAGAFVLLERRDV, encoded by the coding sequence ATGAGCACGCCCCAGCCGCCGATGCCGCAGCCGACCGCCGCTGCCCCCCACTGGCAGGGGGCGCCCGGTACCTCGTACACCTCGCCGATCCCGGTCACCCGCACCCACCTCGGGCACGCGCTCACCTCCGAGTGGACGAAGATCAGGTCGGTGCGCTCCACGCTGTGGACGCTCGGCGTCTTCCTGCTCCTGGTGATCGGCATCGGCTTCCTGGTCGCCGCGCAGACCCAGGACACCGACTTCGGCGACGTGCCGTACACGATCCCGGCCTTCTTCGGGCTGATCCTCGGTCAGATCTGTCTGATCACGCTCGGCGTCCTGGTGGTCTCGTCCGAGTACGGCACGGGCATGATCCGGACGACCTTCACGGCCTCGCCGCAGCGCCACCGGGTGCTCGCCGCCAAGCTGATCATCTTCTTCCTGGTCGCGTTCGCCGTCTCGGCCTTCGCGATCGGCCTGGTCGGCCTGTTCACCTCGGGGATGCACGGCGGCGCCTCGCACGTCCCCTGGGGCGGCTCGGTGCTCAAGGGCGCGCTGTACGTCTCGCTGCTCGGCGTCCTCGCGCTCGCGGTGGGTTCGATGCTGCGGCACTCGGCGGGGGCGATCACCACGATGCTCGGCGTCGTCCTGGTTCCCGCGATCATGCCCGCGTTCCTGATGATGTCCGAGAGCATGCGCACGATCGGCGAGAAGATGCAGGAGTACAACGCTCCCAACGCCCTCGCCAGGATCTTCTCGCTGGACAGCGACAACGGCACCGGCGGCGCGCAGCTCGGGCTGCTCGCCGGGGTGACGGCGGCGGCGATCGCCGGCGCGTTCGTCCTGCTGGAGCGCCGTGACGTGTGA
- a CDS encoding ATP/GTP-binding protein has protein sequence MSPRRNRSKGFDPSGRSAEDDRSGRYGGWQSTESWQGDEWNVRHVAGASAEGKTYRCPGCDQMIPSGLPHVVAWPEHSGVDERRHWHKACWNAKDRRTTRVQRSRNSPRF, from the coding sequence GTGTCCCCGCGTCGCAACCGTTCCAAGGGTTTTGACCCCTCCGGCCGGAGCGCGGAGGACGACCGCTCCGGGCGGTACGGCGGCTGGCAGTCCACGGAGAGCTGGCAGGGCGACGAGTGGAACGTGCGTCATGTGGCGGGCGCCAGCGCGGAGGGCAAGACCTACCGCTGTCCGGGCTGCGACCAGATGATCCCCTCCGGCCTCCCGCACGTGGTGGCCTGGCCGGAGCACTCGGGCGTCGACGAGCGCCGGCACTGGCACAAGGCCTGCTGGAACGCGAAGGACCGCCGCACCACGCGGGTGCAGCGGTCCCGTAACTCGCCCAGGTTCTAG
- a CDS encoding LLM class flavin-dependent oxidoreductase yields the protein MHVGSFVLAAQFPGQGQGEALHRAVRTAEVAEAAGLDAVWLAEHHFVPYGTCPSAVTLAALLLGRTSRIRVGTAVSVLPTVHPVALGEQAALLHVTSGGRFSLGVGRGGPWVDLEVFGSGLEAYEKGFPESLDLLVRWLREPSVEARGERFAFREVPVVPRPSEALSGSAGPEVVVACTSPASVRLAAERGLPMLLGMHIGDEEKAEMVTLWRQYARVAGRPADEIRAAAHVSAGVCQIADRRTDAVETLLKAMPGWLKQGLDAHVTVDGRARSMRDPHAYTELLCGLHPVGTPRLCADRLAATSERTGISRFALLVEGSGDLAATEENVRRLGAEVLPHLG from the coding sequence ATGCACGTTGGAAGTTTTGTACTGGCGGCCCAGTTCCCCGGACAGGGCCAGGGAGAGGCGCTGCACCGGGCGGTGCGGACGGCCGAGGTCGCGGAGGCGGCCGGGCTCGACGCGGTGTGGCTGGCGGAGCACCACTTCGTGCCGTACGGGACGTGCCCGTCGGCCGTGACCCTCGCCGCCCTGCTGCTCGGCCGTACCAGCCGCATCCGCGTCGGCACCGCCGTGAGCGTACTGCCCACCGTCCACCCGGTGGCGCTCGGCGAGCAGGCCGCGCTGCTGCACGTGACCTCCGGCGGCCGTTTCTCGCTGGGCGTGGGGCGCGGCGGCCCCTGGGTCGACCTGGAGGTCTTCGGCTCGGGCCTGGAGGCGTACGAGAAGGGGTTCCCCGAATCACTCGATCTGCTGGTGCGCTGGCTGCGCGAACCGTCCGTGGAGGCCCGCGGCGAGCGGTTCGCCTTCCGCGAGGTCCCCGTCGTCCCCAGGCCCTCGGAGGCACTGAGCGGCTCCGCCGGTCCCGAGGTCGTCGTCGCCTGCACCTCACCGGCGAGTGTGCGGCTGGCGGCCGAACGCGGACTGCCGATGCTCCTCGGCATGCACATCGGTGACGAGGAGAAGGCCGAAATGGTGACCCTGTGGCGGCAGTACGCGCGTGTGGCGGGGCGGCCCGCGGACGAGATCCGCGCCGCGGCCCATGTGTCCGCCGGCGTCTGCCAGATCGCGGACCGCCGCACCGACGCCGTGGAGACGCTCCTCAAGGCGATGCCGGGCTGGCTGAAGCAGGGGCTGGACGCGCATGTGACGGTCGACGGCCGCGCGCGCTCGATGCGGGACCCGCACGCGTACACCGAACTGCTCTGCGGGCTGCACCCGGTGGGCACCCCCCGGCTGTGCGCCGACCGGCTCGCCGCGACCTCGGAGCGGACCGGCATCTCCCGCTTCGCCCTGCTCGTCGAGGGCTCGGGCGATCTGGCGGCGACGGAGGAGAACGTGCGCAGGCTCGGCGCCGAGGTCCTCCCCCACCTCGGCTGA
- a CDS encoding SCO5389 family protein yields the protein MSLDVSPALLEKAERGEVDEAEFVDCVRTSLPYAWEMISSLVAQLKVDGGNFADNQTPPPDEQARGQLLRALASDAIRGALQRHFGVRLAFQNCHRVAVFPLDASVDDTLARFTSVRSQLLNQSPEFRDC from the coding sequence ATGTCGCTCGACGTCTCACCGGCCCTACTCGAAAAGGCCGAGCGAGGCGAGGTCGACGAAGCTGAATTCGTCGACTGCGTCCGGACCTCCCTGCCCTACGCATGGGAGATGATCAGCTCCCTGGTGGCCCAGCTGAAGGTGGACGGCGGCAACTTCGCCGACAACCAGACGCCTCCGCCGGACGAGCAGGCACGTGGCCAGCTGCTGCGTGCGCTCGCGAGTGACGCGATACGCGGCGCGCTGCAGCGGCACTTCGGTGTGCGGCTGGCTTTCCAGAACTGCCACCGGGTGGCGGTGTTCCCACTGGACGCCTCAGTGGACGACACACTGGCACGCTTCACCTCGGTGCGCAGTCAGTTGCTGAACCAGTCGCCGGAGTTCCGCGACTGCTGA
- the nucS gene encoding endonuclease NucS, which translates to MRLVIARCSVDYAGRLTAHLPSAPRLILVKADGSVSIHADDRAYKPLNWMSPPCTLKEGAGEEEGVWTVINKAGEKLIITMEEILHDSSHELGVDPGLIKDGVEAHLQELLADRIDTLGEGYTLIRREYMTAIGPVDILCRDAEGGTVAIEIKRRGEIDGVEQLTRYLELLNRDPHLAPVRGIFAAQEIKPQARVLATDRGIGCTVLDYNALRGIEDDKLRLF; encoded by the coding sequence ATGCGTCTCGTCATTGCCCGCTGCTCCGTCGACTACGCGGGCCGGCTCACCGCCCATCTCCCTTCGGCCCCACGCCTCATCCTGGTGAAGGCGGACGGGAGCGTCTCGATCCACGCGGACGACCGCGCCTACAAGCCCCTCAACTGGATGTCGCCGCCGTGCACCCTGAAGGAGGGCGCGGGCGAGGAGGAGGGTGTCTGGACCGTCATCAACAAGGCGGGCGAGAAACTCATCATCACGATGGAGGAGATCCTGCACGACTCCTCGCACGAACTCGGTGTGGATCCGGGCCTGATCAAGGACGGCGTGGAAGCGCACCTCCAGGAGCTCCTCGCGGACCGCATCGACACGCTCGGCGAGGGCTACACGCTCATCCGCCGCGAGTACATGACGGCCATCGGTCCCGTCGACATCCTGTGCCGCGACGCGGAGGGCGGGACGGTCGCCATCGAGATCAAGCGACGCGGTGAGATCGACGGCGTGGAGCAGCTCACCCGCTACCTCGAACTCCTCAACCGCGACCCGCACCTCGCGCCGGTCCGGGGCATCTTCGCCGCCCAGGAGATCAAGCCGCAGGCCCGCGTCCTCGCCACGGACCGCGGCATCGGCTGCACGGTGCTGGACTACAACGCGCTGCGCGGCATCGAGGACGACAAACTGCGCCTGTTCTGA
- a CDS encoding ATP-binding protein, with protein sequence MDPKNHGSEEYVHDDDGRAPRPRPPRDPLAADLGQHTPAVVRTVQLVSGDLLLTVNPVDGSEIKTCPPDERPPRPVKFTAAERAELTRASQPPVPPGPAQPRLPLLERQDEREQLVRLLARGRSVRLTGPAGSGRTSLLEAVAEDCADLAPDGVVRLSGYRRGANDLLHDLFAAVYRAPLHRPERDELSELVHTIGAVVVLDDAEIGGAALDELLDATPECAFLVAATPDVPGPSADSLLEEVHLGGLGRAGGLELLERAVGRPLTEEESNWAGDLWFESEGLPLRFVQAGALLRQRDQLSADPSAFDAYGYLEDTPADASPDDDESTAIPLPSLAEGAAPASLLASRLSESARATLRFAVALGGEVPHQAHLPALMGDTHADAALAELASCSLVSPVGPRYRLAAGVQAQLETAGYADDIEEQARAAAQHYTWWAGHPSVSAERVCAEGDAVLAALGVLVPLGTAPADEQDEDPAVLLARTAAPAFAAGLHWSAWERALRAGAEASQLAGEVGEQAYFHHELGILALCGDQLDRARVELEASIGLRGALADKRGTVAGRRALALVADRSGEALPAGGGTAGEEVSEARHEESASPPGGVPAAFPAVALSDPYGETSTLITHRSRPGADKHAGVAGRLVSGTRRNLVAAGAGALLVAVLGTVVTLGATSNNNSETPSEKVGVNPSASQGSDDSSLDADKPKKGGSDGESPSGAVSTPTDPGPDGTYGTSDDPTPPAGGKPSDDPTGTHGSGAGPSKSPSKSPSRSPSKSPTTKPPTKSPSASPTKSASPSASPSVSTSPSMSPSTSDSASGPSSGAPVSSATVGAPASGSAGVPTGGGDAGSPSGGLI encoded by the coding sequence ATGGACCCGAAGAACCACGGATCCGAAGAGTACGTCCATGACGACGACGGTCGGGCGCCTCGCCCGCGCCCGCCACGCGATCCGCTCGCCGCGGACCTGGGGCAGCACACGCCCGCTGTGGTGCGTACCGTTCAGCTGGTCTCGGGCGACCTCCTGCTCACCGTCAATCCCGTCGACGGCAGCGAGATAAAGACCTGCCCGCCGGACGAGCGGCCGCCGCGGCCCGTGAAGTTCACCGCCGCGGAGCGGGCCGAACTGACCCGGGCCTCCCAGCCACCCGTACCGCCGGGACCGGCCCAGCCCCGGCTGCCGCTCCTGGAGCGCCAGGACGAGCGCGAACAGCTGGTCCGCCTGCTGGCGCGCGGGCGCTCCGTACGCCTCACCGGCCCCGCCGGCTCCGGCCGCACCAGCCTCCTCGAGGCCGTCGCCGAGGACTGCGCGGACCTCGCTCCCGACGGCGTCGTCCGTCTCTCCGGCTACCGGCGCGGCGCGAACGACCTCCTGCACGACCTCTTCGCCGCGGTGTACCGCGCGCCCCTGCACCGGCCCGAACGGGACGAGCTGAGCGAACTCGTCCACACGATCGGCGCGGTCGTCGTCCTCGACGACGCGGAGATCGGCGGCGCCGCGCTGGACGAGCTCCTCGACGCCACACCCGAGTGCGCCTTCCTCGTCGCCGCGACCCCCGACGTCCCCGGTCCGTCCGCCGACTCCCTCCTCGAAGAGGTGCACCTCGGCGGCCTCGGGCGCGCGGGCGGCCTCGAACTGCTGGAGCGGGCTGTCGGCCGCCCGCTCACCGAGGAGGAGTCGAACTGGGCGGGTGACCTCTGGTTCGAGTCCGAGGGACTCCCGCTGCGCTTCGTACAGGCCGGCGCGCTGCTTCGGCAGCGCGACCAGCTGAGCGCCGACCCGAGCGCCTTCGACGCCTACGGCTATCTCGAGGACACCCCGGCGGACGCGTCCCCGGACGACGACGAGAGCACCGCGATACCGCTGCCCTCGCTCGCCGAGGGCGCCGCACCCGCCTCACTCCTCGCGTCCCGGCTCAGCGAGTCGGCCCGCGCCACCCTGCGGTTCGCCGTCGCCCTGGGCGGCGAGGTGCCGCACCAGGCGCATCTGCCCGCCCTCATGGGTGACACCCACGCCGACGCCGCGCTCGCCGAACTGGCGAGCTGCTCGCTGGTCTCCCCGGTCGGCCCCCGCTACCGGCTCGCGGCCGGTGTGCAGGCCCAGCTGGAGACCGCCGGATACGCCGACGACATCGAGGAGCAGGCCCGCGCCGCGGCCCAGCACTACACCTGGTGGGCCGGACACCCCTCGGTCAGCGCGGAGCGGGTCTGCGCCGAGGGCGACGCCGTGCTCGCCGCGCTCGGGGTGCTGGTCCCGCTGGGCACCGCCCCGGCCGACGAGCAGGACGAGGACCCCGCCGTGCTGCTGGCGCGCACGGCCGCGCCCGCGTTCGCCGCCGGGCTGCACTGGAGCGCCTGGGAGCGGGCCCTGCGGGCCGGTGCCGAGGCCTCCCAGCTCGCCGGAGAGGTCGGTGAACAGGCCTACTTCCACCACGAGTTGGGCATCCTCGCGCTCTGCGGCGACCAGTTGGACCGGGCCCGCGTCGAACTGGAGGCCTCCATCGGGCTGCGCGGCGCGCTCGCCGACAAACGCGGCACCGTGGCGGGCCGCCGCGCCCTCGCGCTGGTCGCCGACCGCTCCGGCGAGGCACTGCCCGCCGGCGGTGGGACGGCCGGCGAGGAGGTGTCCGAGGCGCGGCACGAGGAGTCGGCTTCGCCGCCCGGTGGCGTACCCGCGGCGTTCCCCGCGGTGGCGCTGTCCGATCCGTACGGCGAGACCTCGACGCTGATCACCCATCGGTCGCGGCCGGGCGCGGACAAGCACGCGGGGGTCGCCGGGCGTCTGGTGAGCGGGACCCGGCGCAATCTGGTGGCCGCGGGCGCGGGAGCGCTCCTGGTGGCCGTGCTGGGCACCGTGGTGACGCTCGGCGCGACCTCGAACAACAACAGTGAGACCCCGTCCGAGAAGGTCGGCGTCAACCCCTCGGCGAGCCAGGGCTCCGACGACAGCAGCCTCGACGCGGACAAGCCGAAGAAGGGCGGGAGCGACGGCGAGAGCCCCTCGGGTGCGGTGAGCACGCCGACCGATCCCGGCCCCGACGGTACGTACGGGACGTCGGACGACCCGACGCCACCGGCCGGCGGGAAGCCGTCGGACGACCCGACCGGAACGCACGGGTCGGGGGCCGGACCGTCGAAGTCGCCGTCGAAGTCGCCGTCCAGGTCGCCTTCGAAGTCGCCCACGACCAAGCCGCCGACGAAGTCGCCGAGCGCTTCCCCGACGAAGTCGGCGTCCCCCTCCGCGTCGCCCTCGGTCAGCACCTCTCCGTCGATGTCGCCGTCCACCTCGGACAGCGCGAGCGGTCCCTCCTCCGGCGCCCCGGTGAGCAGCGCCACCGTCGGCGCCCCGGCGAGCGGTTCCGCGGGTGTGCCGACGGGCGGCGGTGACGCCGGGTCCCCGAGCGGCGGGCTGATCTGA
- a CDS encoding STAS domain-containing protein, whose product MYIRGDHAEVVVGGRLDVRSAADARTVLHSAVDDGTGDLVLDLSELDSWDATGLGVIMGAHRRAGRCGRRLVLRGVPPQMQRLLVATRLHRILAIEGGIGVESLPRV is encoded by the coding sequence ATGTACATCAGGGGCGACCACGCCGAGGTGGTCGTCGGGGGCCGCCTCGACGTACGCAGCGCGGCGGACGCCCGTACGGTCCTGCACTCGGCCGTCGACGACGGAACCGGCGACCTGGTGCTCGACCTGTCCGAGCTGGACTCCTGGGACGCCACCGGGCTCGGTGTCATCATGGGGGCCCACCGACGGGCCGGGCGGTGCGGCCGCCGGCTCGTGCTGCGCGGCGTGCCACCGCAGATGCAGCGTCTGCTGGTGGCCACCCGGCTGCACCGGATCCTCGCGATCGAGGGCGGCATCGGGGTCGAGTCGCTGCCCCGGGTGTGA
- a CDS encoding 3-hydroxyacyl-CoA dehydrogenase family protein: MARKLAVIGAGLMGSGIAQVSAQAGWDVVLRDVTDEALKRGTDGIKASYDRFVSKGKLEAHDADAALARITATTDLDAAADADVVVEAVFEKLEVKHEIFRALDKIVRPDAVLASNTSAIPITKIAAATEHPERVVGVHFFSPVPMMQLCELVRGYKTSDETLATAKEFAESVGKTCIVVNRDVAGFVTTRLISALVVEATKLYESGVASAEDIDLACKLGFGHAMGPLATADLTGVDILLHATGNIYTETQDEKFAPPELMRRMVDAGDIGRKSGQGFYKH, translated from the coding sequence GTGGCACGGAAGCTCGCCGTCATCGGAGCCGGCCTGATGGGGTCCGGCATCGCCCAGGTGTCCGCGCAGGCGGGCTGGGACGTCGTTCTGCGCGACGTCACCGACGAGGCGCTGAAGCGTGGCACGGACGGGATCAAGGCCTCCTACGACCGGTTCGTGAGCAAGGGGAAGCTGGAGGCGCACGACGCCGACGCCGCGCTCGCCCGGATCACCGCGACCACCGACCTCGACGCCGCCGCGGACGCGGACGTCGTGGTCGAGGCGGTGTTCGAGAAGCTCGAGGTCAAGCACGAGATCTTCCGGGCCCTCGACAAGATCGTCCGTCCCGACGCCGTCCTTGCCTCGAACACCTCCGCTATCCCGATCACCAAGATCGCGGCGGCCACCGAACACCCGGAGCGGGTCGTCGGTGTCCACTTCTTCTCGCCGGTGCCGATGATGCAGCTGTGCGAACTGGTGCGCGGTTACAAGACGAGTGACGAAACCCTCGCCACCGCGAAGGAGTTCGCCGAGTCCGTCGGCAAGACCTGCATCGTCGTCAACCGTGACGTGGCCGGCTTCGTGACGACCCGCCTCATCTCGGCTCTCGTCGTCGAGGCCACCAAGCTCTACGAGTCCGGCGTGGCGAGCGCCGAGGACATCGACCTCGCCTGCAAGCTGGGCTTCGGGCACGCCATGGGCCCGCTCGCCACGGCCGACCTGACCGGCGTCGACATCCTTCTGCACGCCACCGGCAACATCTACACCGAGACCCAGGACGAGAAGTTCGCCCCGCCGGAGCTGATGCGCCGGATGGTTGACGCCGGTGACATCGGGCGCAAGAGCGGGCAGGGCTTCTACAAGCACTGA
- a CDS encoding cob(I)yrinic acid a,c-diamide adenosyltransferase has protein sequence MVNLTRIYTRTGDQGSTALGDMSRVSKTDLRISAYADANEANAVLGTAIALGGLDEDVVTVLTRVQNDLFDVGADLSTPVAENPAYPPLRVEQFYIDRLEADCDRFNDELEKLRSFILPGGTPGAALLHQACTVVRRAERSTWAALEAHGDLMNPLTATYLNRLSDLLFILARTANKATGDVLWVPGGER, from the coding sequence ATGGTCAATCTGACGCGCATCTACACCAGGACCGGCGACCAGGGCAGCACCGCCCTCGGGGACATGAGCCGGGTCTCCAAGACGGATCTGCGGATCTCGGCGTACGCGGACGCCAACGAGGCGAACGCGGTGCTCGGTACGGCGATCGCGCTGGGCGGGCTGGACGAGGACGTCGTCACCGTCCTCACCCGGGTGCAGAACGACCTGTTCGACGTGGGGGCCGATCTGTCGACCCCCGTGGCCGAGAACCCCGCGTACCCGCCCCTGCGCGTCGAGCAGTTCTACATCGACCGGCTGGAGGCGGACTGCGACCGCTTCAACGACGAACTGGAGAAGCTCCGCTCCTTCATCCTGCCCGGCGGCACGCCCGGTGCGGCGCTGCTGCACCAGGCGTGCACGGTGGTGCGGCGGGCCGAACGCTCCACATGGGCCGCCCTGGAGGCGCACGGCGACCTCATGAACCCGCTGACCGCCACCTACCTCAACCGCCTCTCCGACCTGCTCTTCATCCTGGCGCGCACCGCGAACAAGGCGACCGGCGACGTCCTGTGGGTACCCGGCGGGGAGCGCTGA
- a CDS encoding glycosyl hydrolase family 18 protein, which produces MRFRHRARQKTVAGLTTLLLPLAALVGLASPAHAATSATATYTKTQDWGTGFGGQWTVKNTGTTAISSWTIQWDFPSGTSVTSAWDADVTNSGTHWTAKNKSYNGTLAAGASVSFGFNGAGSGSPSNCTLNGGSCDGGTTVPGDNPPSTPGTPTTSSLTDTSVKLSWSAATDDKGVKNYDVLRGGAKVATVTGTTYTDTGLTAGTDYSYTVQARDTADQTGPVSGAVSVHTTGGTTTPPPTGKAVKLGYFTEWGIYGRNYNVKNLVTSGSAAKITHINYAFGNVTNGQCAIGDSYADYDKAFTADQSVSGVADTWDQPLRGNFNQLRELKAKYPNIKILWSFGGWTWSGGFAQAAANPAAFAQSCYNLVEDPRWADVFDGIDIDWEYPNACGLSCDTSGAAAYKNLMQALRAKFGTGNLVTAATTADGTSGGKIDAADYAGASSYVDWYNVMSYDFFGAFNAQGPTAPHSPLTSYSGIPTPGFTTADAIAKFKAKGVPASKLLVGIGFYGRGWTGVTQSAPGGTATGPAAGTYEQGIEDYKVLKTSCPSTGTVAGTAYAFCGNNWWSYDTPATIGTKMSWAKSQGLGGAFFWEFSGDTSNGELVSALSGGLS; this is translated from the coding sequence ATGCGCTTCCGGCACAGAGCCCGACAGAAAACCGTGGCAGGTCTCACCACCCTGCTCCTCCCCCTCGCCGCCCTCGTCGGCCTCGCGAGCCCCGCCCATGCGGCCACCTCCGCCACCGCCACCTACACCAAGACCCAGGACTGGGGTACGGGCTTCGGCGGCCAGTGGACCGTCAAGAACACCGGCACCACCGCCATCAGCTCCTGGACGATCCAGTGGGACTTCCCCTCCGGCACGTCGGTCACCTCCGCCTGGGACGCGGACGTCACCAACTCCGGCACCCACTGGACCGCCAAGAACAAGTCCTACAACGGCACGCTCGCCGCAGGCGCCTCCGTCTCCTTCGGCTTCAACGGCGCAGGCTCCGGCTCCCCCTCCAACTGCACGCTGAACGGCGGCAGTTGTGACGGCGGAACCACCGTCCCCGGCGACAACCCGCCCTCCACGCCCGGCACTCCGACCACCTCCTCCCTCACCGACACGTCGGTGAAGCTCTCCTGGAGCGCGGCCACCGACGACAAGGGCGTCAAGAACTACGACGTCCTGCGCGGCGGCGCCAAGGTCGCCACCGTCACCGGTACGACCTACACGGACACCGGCCTGACCGCCGGCACGGACTACTCGTACACCGTCCAGGCCCGTGACACGGCCGACCAGACCGGTCCGGTCAGCGGCGCGGTCTCGGTGCACACCACCGGCGGCACCACCACCCCGCCGCCCACCGGCAAGGCCGTCAAGCTCGGCTACTTCACCGAGTGGGGCATCTACGGCCGCAACTACAACGTCAAGAACCTGGTGACGTCGGGCTCGGCCGCCAAGATCACGCACATCAACTACGCCTTCGGCAACGTCACCAACGGCCAGTGCGCGATCGGCGACTCCTACGCCGACTACGACAAGGCATTCACCGCCGACCAGTCGGTCAGCGGCGTCGCCGACACCTGGGACCAGCCGCTGCGCGGCAACTTCAACCAGCTGCGCGAGCTGAAGGCCAAGTACCCGAACATCAAGATCCTCTGGTCCTTCGGCGGCTGGACCTGGTCCGGCGGCTTCGCGCAGGCCGCCGCCAACCCGGCCGCCTTCGCGCAGTCCTGCTACAACCTCGTGGAGGACCCGCGCTGGGCCGACGTCTTCGACGGCATCGACATCGACTGGGAGTACCCGAACGCCTGCGGTCTGTCCTGTGACACCAGCGGCGCCGCGGCGTACAAGAACCTGATGCAGGCCCTGCGCGCCAAGTTCGGCACGGGCAACCTGGTCACCGCGGCCACCACGGCCGACGGCACCTCCGGCGGCAAGATCGACGCCGCCGACTACGCGGGCGCCTCGAGTTACGTCGACTGGTACAACGTGATGTCGTACGACTTCTTCGGCGCGTTCAACGCACAGGGCCCGACCGCCCCGCACTCCCCGCTCACCTCGTACAGCGGCATTCCCACGCCCGGCTTCACCACGGCCGACGCGATCGCCAAGTTCAAGGCGAAGGGCGTGCCCGCGAGCAAGCTGCTCGTCGGTATCGGCTTCTACGGCCGCGGCTGGACCGGTGTCACCCAGTCCGCGCCGGGCGGCACGGCGACCGGTCCCGCGGCCGGAACGTACGAGCAGGGCATCGAGGACTACAAGGTCCTCAAGACGTCCTGCCCCTCCACCGGCACCGTCGCCGGCACGGCGTACGCCTTCTGCGGCAACAACTGGTGGTCGTACGACACCCCGGCCACGATCGGGACGAAGATGTCGTGGGCCAAGAGCCAGGGCCTCGGCGGCGCGTTCTTCTGGGAGTTCAGCGGTGACACCAGCAACGGTGAACTGGTGAGCGCCCTCAGCGGCGGACTGTCCTAG